One genomic window of Gammaproteobacteria bacterium includes the following:
- the accC gene encoding biotin carboxylase, translated as MIKKVVIANRGEIALRILRACHEMDIRTVAVHSTADRDLKHVRLADESVCIGPPVASGSYLNVPAVISAAEVTDASAIHPGYGFLSENADFAERVEHSGFVFIGPRPDNIRMMGDKVQAILAMKRAGVPTVPGSDGALGEDEEENIRIAREIGYPLIIKAVGGGGGRGMRVVHSEANLITAISLTRTEASNSFGNSMVYMERYLDNPRHVEFQVLADTHGNAIHLGERDCSMQRRHQKVVEECPAPGITWEMRDRMGARCAQACLEVGYRGAGTFEFLYQDGHFYFIEMNTRVQVEHPITEMVTGVDIVREQIRIAAGEPLAYRQEDITWRGHAIECRINAEDPERFIPSPGTVTMYHAPGGPGIRVDSHLYTGYRVPPYYDSLIGKIIAHGEDRVRAIARMRNALAEIVIEGIKTNISLHQLILDDANFEQGGTNIHYLEKMLAY; from the coding sequence ATGATCAAAAAAGTTGTCATTGCTAATCGCGGGGAGATCGCCCTGCGCATTTTACGTGCCTGCCATGAGATGGACATTCGCACGGTGGCCGTACATTCCACGGCCGACCGTGACCTGAAACATGTCCGACTGGCCGACGAGTCGGTGTGCATTGGTCCCCCGGTAGCCTCCGGGAGTTACCTAAATGTTCCGGCGGTAATTAGCGCCGCAGAGGTAACCGATGCGAGCGCCATCCACCCTGGCTATGGCTTTCTCTCCGAAAACGCTGATTTTGCTGAACGGGTCGAACATAGTGGTTTTGTCTTTATTGGGCCGCGTCCTGACAATATCCGCATGATGGGGGATAAAGTTCAGGCCATTCTGGCCATGAAGCGTGCCGGTGTTCCGACGGTGCCGGGTTCTGATGGCGCTCTAGGCGAGGACGAAGAGGAGAATATTCGTATCGCTCGGGAGATCGGTTATCCCCTCATCATCAAGGCTGTGGGTGGTGGTGGTGGACGCGGGATGCGCGTGGTGCATAGCGAGGCCAATCTGATCACCGCGATCTCGCTCACCCGAACCGAGGCCAGTAACTCCTTTGGAAACTCCATGGTCTATATGGAGCGCTACCTGGACAATCCCCGTCATGTGGAATTCCAGGTACTTGCCGACACTCACGGCAATGCCATCCATCTCGGGGAACGCGATTGCTCGATGCAACGTCGCCATCAGAAGGTGGTAGAGGAATGTCCGGCTCCCGGCATTACCTGGGAGATGCGTGATCGAATGGGGGCTCGTTGCGCCCAGGCCTGCCTCGAGGTTGGCTATCGTGGGGCCGGTACCTTCGAATTTTTATACCAGGACGGGCACTTCTACTTCATCGAGATGAATACTCGAGTCCAGGTGGAGCATCCGATTACGGAGATGGTCACCGGGGTGGATATCGTTCGCGAGCAGATTCGCATCGCGGCCGGCGAGCCTCTGGCCTACCGTCAGGAGGACATTACCTGGCGTGGCCACGCCATTGAGTGCCGTATCAACGCCGAAGACCCGGAGCGTTTCATCCCTTCGCCCGGTACCGTGACGATGTACCATGCCCCAGGTGGCCCCGGTATTCGAGTAGATTCGCATCTCTATACCGGCTACCGAGTCCCCCCCTATTACGACTCCCTCATCGGCAAAATTATCGCCCACGGCGAGGATCGCGTACGAGCCATCGCCCGGATGCGCAATGCTCTTGCTGAAATTGTGATAGAAGGCATCAAGACCAATATCTCTCTCCATCAACTCATCCTGGATGACGCGAATTTCGAGCAGGGGGGCACCAACATCCATTACCTGGAAAAAATGTTGGCGTACTAG
- the accB gene encoding biotin carboxyl carrier protein, producing MDIRKIKKLIELVEASGIAEIEIREGEESVRINRYPAAATLPVTMVSAMSPAYTSAALPPVAAPVAASAAPATALTPTETALPPGHVVTSPMVGTFYRSPSPGSKSFVEVGQRVSVGDTLCIIEAMKMLNQIESDQTGTVKSILVENGQPVEYGQSLFIID from the coding sequence ATGGACATCAGAAAGATCAAGAAGCTCATTGAACTGGTGGAAGCGTCCGGCATTGCCGAGATCGAAATCCGTGAGGGCGAAGAATCGGTACGCATCAACCGCTACCCAGCGGCGGCTACCCTTCCGGTCACGATGGTATCTGCCATGTCGCCGGCCTATACATCGGCTGCCCTACCGCCAGTTGCTGCGCCAGTAGCGGCATCCGCCGCCCCGGCCACCGCACTCACCCCAACCGAAACGGCTCTACCCCCCGGACATGTCGTTACCTCTCCCATGGTTGGGACCTTCTACCGATCCCCATCTCCTGGGTCAAAATCCTTCGTAGAAGTGGGACAACGAGTCAGTGTTGGCGATACCCTGTGCATTATTGAGGCTATGAAGATGCTCAATCAGATCGAATCTGATCAAACGGGCACCGTCAAATCCATTCTCGTAGAGAACGGACAGCCTGTGGAATACGGCCAGTCGTTGTTTATCATCGACTGA
- the aroQ gene encoding 3-dehydroquinate dehydratase, with protein sequence MVTTGRGMGERVSSRLTRNPLGNEIDNGVGLGHNPALESYEGESVARLLVLHGPNLNLLGLREPDKYGRTSLADIDARLRQIAEAAGCQLESFQSNAEHTLIDRIHAAFQEGVDFIVINPAAYTHTSVALRDALLAVKIPFIEVHLSNVYAREPFRHRSYFSDVAVGVISGLGAHGYELALTAALKRLADNSN encoded by the coding sequence GTGGTTACGACCGGACGGGGAATGGGAGAACGGGTATCTTCTCGCCTTACACGCAATCCATTAGGAAACGAGATAGACAACGGGGTTGGTCTTGGGCACAATCCCGCCCTTGAATCATATGAGGGGGAGTCGGTGGCGCGCTTGTTGGTTTTGCACGGCCCCAATTTGAATCTGCTCGGTCTCCGCGAGCCGGACAAGTACGGACGTACCTCACTCGCCGATATCGATGCCCGGCTTCGACAGATCGCCGAGGCTGCTGGCTGTCAATTGGAGAGTTTTCAGAGCAACGCCGAACACACCTTGATCGATCGGATCCATGCTGCGTTTCAGGAAGGGGTGGATTTCATCGTTATCAATCCCGCCGCCTACACCCATACCAGCGTGGCCCTGCGAGACGCGTTGCTGGCCGTGAAGATCCCCTTCATCGAGGTACATCTGTCCAACGTATACGCAAGGGAACCCTTTCGTCACCGTTCCTATTTTTCCGACGTTGCCGTCGGGGTCATCAGCGGATTGGGGGCACACGGCTATGAGCTGGCCCTCACTGCGGCGTTGAAGCGCCTCGCCGACAATTCAAACTAA